A genomic window from Planococcus rifietoensis includes:
- the sucC gene encoding ADP-forming succinate--CoA ligase subunit beta, whose product MNIHEYQGKQVLKQYGVSVPEGHVAFSPEEAVKAAKELGSDVVVVKAQIHAGGRGKAGGVKLAKNLDEVREYAKELLGKVLVTHQTGPEGKEVKRLYIEAGSNIEKEYYLGLVLDRETSLVNLMGSEEGGMDIEEVAANTPERIFYEAIDPVVGLTGFQARRMAFNMNIPAKLVNKAAKLMLGLYQAYVEKDAAIVEINPLVVTGDGQVVALDAKFNFDANALYRHQDIMEMRDYDEEDAKEIEASKYDLSYISLDGNIGCMVNGAGLAMATMDTINYYGGSPANFLDVGGGATAEKVTEAFKIILSDKNVKGIFVNIFGGIMKCDIIAEGVIQAAKEVSLEVPLVVRLEGTNVEIGKKLLNESGLNIVAAGTMADGAKQIVELVG is encoded by the coding sequence ATGAATATCCATGAATATCAGGGAAAACAGGTCCTGAAACAATATGGCGTATCAGTACCAGAAGGCCATGTTGCTTTTTCACCTGAAGAAGCAGTCAAAGCAGCGAAAGAACTTGGTTCGGATGTTGTCGTTGTTAAAGCTCAAATCCACGCAGGTGGACGAGGCAAGGCAGGCGGCGTCAAGCTGGCGAAAAACTTGGACGAAGTGCGTGAATATGCGAAGGAATTGCTTGGCAAGGTCCTCGTAACGCATCAGACAGGCCCAGAAGGCAAAGAAGTTAAACGCCTTTACATCGAAGCGGGCAGCAACATCGAAAAAGAATACTACCTTGGATTAGTTCTTGACCGTGAAACTTCCCTAGTCAACTTGATGGGATCAGAAGAAGGCGGAATGGACATCGAGGAAGTGGCAGCAAACACACCGGAGCGTATCTTCTATGAAGCAATCGATCCTGTTGTCGGTTTGACTGGCTTCCAAGCTCGCCGCATGGCATTCAACATGAACATCCCGGCTAAGCTTGTCAACAAAGCCGCGAAATTGATGCTAGGCCTTTACCAGGCTTATGTGGAGAAAGACGCAGCAATCGTTGAAATCAACCCATTGGTCGTTACAGGCGACGGGCAGGTAGTGGCTTTGGATGCGAAGTTCAACTTCGATGCAAACGCGCTATACCGTCATCAGGACATCATGGAAATGCGCGATTACGATGAAGAAGATGCTAAAGAAATCGAAGCTTCCAAGTACGACTTGAGCTACATCTCTTTGGACGGAAACATCGGCTGTATGGTTAACGGTGCCGGCCTTGCTATGGCAACAATGGATACGATTAACTATTACGGCGGCTCACCCGCTAACTTCCTTGACGTTGGGGGCGGTGCCACTGCTGAGAAAGTAACGGAAGCATTCAAGATCATTCTTTCTGATAAGAATGTCAAAGGAATCTTCGTTAACATTTTCGGCGGGATCATGAAGTGTGACATCATTGCGGAAGGCGTTATCCAAGCGGCTAAAGAAGTTAGCCTGGAAGTGCCACTTGTCGTCCGTCTTGAGGGCACAAACGTAGAAATCGGTAAAAAACTGCTGAACGAATCAGGTCTGAACATCGTAGCTGCTGGCACTATGGCGGATGGCGCGAAACAGATCGTAGAACTTGTAGGCTAA
- a CDS encoding ribonuclease HII — METTASIKEKLLQAEAFEPWMEELKSDSRKSVQQLLASWQRRFDKKLSLLRDLENKQSFDRQYKEHPASLVAGIDEAGRGPLAGPVVTAAVILPEDCSAFIGLDDSKIIAKAKRNELALLIKQQATSWSVHIQPPEAIDRLNIFQATKQSMEAAANNLSTPPDIVLADAMKLTLSMTSEAIIKGDAKSLCIAAASILAKTGRDDLMDEYAEMYPQYGFSKHAGYGTKDHLAALEAHGPCPIHRASFEPVKSMGERP, encoded by the coding sequence GTGGAAACGACAGCATCAATCAAGGAAAAATTACTGCAAGCCGAAGCCTTCGAGCCGTGGATGGAGGAACTGAAAAGCGATTCGCGCAAAAGCGTCCAACAATTGCTCGCCTCCTGGCAGCGCCGTTTCGACAAAAAGCTTTCTTTGCTGCGGGATTTGGAAAACAAGCAAAGCTTTGATCGGCAGTACAAGGAACATCCGGCTTCGCTCGTTGCCGGCATCGACGAGGCGGGCCGGGGACCGCTTGCCGGCCCGGTCGTAACGGCAGCCGTCATTTTGCCGGAAGATTGCAGCGCATTCATCGGTTTGGACGATTCAAAAATAATAGCAAAAGCGAAGCGCAATGAATTGGCGCTGCTCATCAAGCAACAGGCCACCAGTTGGTCGGTCCATATCCAGCCGCCTGAAGCCATCGATCGGCTGAATATTTTCCAAGCGACAAAACAATCGATGGAAGCAGCAGCAAACAATTTGAGTACGCCGCCTGACATCGTATTGGCGGATGCCATGAAGCTGACACTTTCAATGACTAGTGAAGCGATCATCAAAGGCGATGCGAAAAGTTTATGCATCGCCGCTGCATCGATTCTTGCAAAGACCGGACGAGATGATTTAATGGATGAGTACGCAGAAATGTATCCCCAATACGGTTTCTCGAAGCATGCTGGATATGGCACGAAAGACCATCTCGCAGCACTTGAAGCGCATGGCCCATGCCCAATCCACCGCGCGAGCTTTGAGCCAGTAAAATCGATGGGTGAAAGACCGTAA
- the ylqF gene encoding ribosome biogenesis GTPase YlqF: MTIQWFPGHMAKARREVTEKLKLVDIIFELVDARLPLSSRNPMIDQVIQQKPRLIILNKMDMADERETKKWIEHFEREGTRAVAINSLEGKGLQAVTKASKEILKEKWDRMESKGIKPRAIRAMIVGIPNVGKSTLINRLAKKSLAKTGNMPGVTKAQQWIKVGKEIELLDTPGILWPKFEDQETGQKLAVTGAIKDSVIQMQELAIYALKFLEKRYPDRLMDRYGIDHIDEDLVKTFDHIGKKRYMIGPDNEVDYEMTAEIIVRDIRNQHLGRITFDYRDEMIAEQDELA; encoded by the coding sequence ATGACGATTCAATGGTTTCCCGGACATATGGCGAAAGCGCGCCGGGAAGTAACAGAAAAACTGAAGTTGGTGGATATCATCTTCGAATTGGTGGATGCACGCTTGCCGTTGTCATCACGCAATCCGATGATCGACCAAGTGATCCAGCAAAAACCCCGCCTCATCATCCTCAATAAAATGGATATGGCTGACGAGCGGGAAACAAAGAAATGGATCGAGCATTTCGAACGTGAAGGTACACGCGCCGTGGCGATCAATTCCTTGGAAGGAAAAGGGCTTCAGGCAGTCACGAAAGCTTCGAAGGAAATCCTCAAAGAGAAGTGGGACCGCATGGAATCGAAAGGCATCAAGCCGCGCGCCATACGGGCCATGATCGTCGGAATCCCGAACGTCGGAAAATCGACATTGATCAACCGCCTCGCTAAGAAAAGCTTAGCGAAAACGGGCAATATGCCAGGCGTTACGAAAGCACAGCAATGGATCAAAGTCGGTAAGGAAATCGAATTGCTCGATACGCCAGGGATTCTCTGGCCGAAATTTGAGGACCAGGAGACCGGGCAGAAACTTGCAGTGACTGGAGCGATTAAAGACTCGGTCATCCAAATGCAGGAACTGGCGATCTATGCGCTGAAATTTTTGGAAAAGCGTTATCCGGACCGTTTGATGGATCGTTACGGCATTGACCACATCGATGAAGACTTGGTGAAGACCTTCGACCATATCGGCAAAAAACGCTATATGATCGGACCGGACAACGAAGTCGATTACGAAATGACGGCTGAGATCATCGTCCGCGATATCCGCAACCAGCATCTCGGGCGCATCACATTCGATTACCGGGATGAAATGATTGCAGAACAAGACGAACTGGCATAA
- the lepB gene encoding signal peptidase I: MEAEGKQKNEVWEWSKALLIAFDLAAIIRFFLFTPIVVDGESMMPTLEHGDRMIVNKIGYNIGEPDRFDIIVFHAPEQKDYIKRVIGLPGDHVAYEEDQLFINGEAVEEPYLDQYKTGITGTLTEDFVLEDITSYSTIPDGYVFVMGDNRRASKDSRHIGLVPIDEVIGNTNFVFWPVDEAGIVK; this comes from the coding sequence ATGGAAGCTGAAGGGAAACAGAAAAATGAAGTGTGGGAATGGTCCAAAGCTCTATTGATCGCGTTCGACCTTGCGGCAATTATCCGGTTTTTCCTATTCACCCCCATTGTGGTGGACGGTGAATCGATGATGCCGACTCTTGAACACGGCGACCGCATGATTGTCAATAAAATCGGCTATAATATCGGCGAACCGGATCGATTCGACATCATCGTCTTTCATGCTCCGGAACAAAAAGACTATATCAAGCGGGTCATTGGATTGCCGGGCGACCATGTTGCCTATGAGGAAGACCAGCTCTTTATAAATGGAGAAGCAGTGGAAGAACCTTATCTCGACCAGTACAAGACAGGCATTACCGGCACCTTGACAGAAGATTTTGTGCTTGAAGACATCACCAGCTATTCCACCATCCCGGACGGCTATGTATTCGTCATGGGGGACAACCGCAGGGCGAGCAAAGACAGCCGCCATATCGGGCTGGTGCCGATCGATGAAGTGATCGGCAACACGAATTTCGTTTTTTGGCCGGTGGATGAAGCCGGCATCGTAAAATAA
- the rplS gene encoding 50S ribosomal protein L19: MQNIIAEITKEQLRADLPDFRPGDTVRVHVKVVEGTRERIQVYEGVVISRRGGGISESFTVRKISYGVGVERTFPVHTPKIAQLEVTRRGKVRRAKLYYLRNLRGKAARIKEIR; the protein is encoded by the coding sequence ATGCAAAACATCATTGCTGAAATCACTAAAGAACAACTTCGTGCGGATCTTCCAGATTTCCGTCCAGGAGATACTGTTCGCGTCCACGTGAAAGTTGTCGAGGGTACTCGCGAACGTATCCAGGTATACGAAGGAGTCGTTATCAGCCGTCGCGGAGGCGGAATCAGTGAATCATTCACTGTCCGTAAAATCTCGTACGGTGTAGGTGTTGAACGTACATTCCCTGTACACACACCGAAAATCGCTCAGCTTGAAGTTACTCGCCGTGGTAAAGTACGTCGTGCTAAATTGTACTACTTGCGAAACCTACGCGGTAAAGCAGCTCGTATCAAAGAAATCCGTTAA